A single genomic interval of Oryza sativa Japonica Group chromosome 7, ASM3414082v1 harbors:
- the LOC4343091 gene encoding glycine-rich cell wall structural protein 1: protein MAGRARGAALVLLLCLSGAAVGVWARPVAAKGDDNAAGEEKSLWLKKQFGKGLGAGLGGGYGKGGGFGGGGGGGGGGGFGGGGGFGGGGGGGLGGGGGGGLGGGGGFGKGGGVGGGFGKGGGFGKGGGFGGGFGKGGGIGGGIGHGAGGGFGKGGGLGGGIGPGIGGGYGKGGGLGGGIGKGGGLGGGFGKSGGLGGGGGLGGGGGLGGGIGKGGGLGGGFGKGGGLGGGGGLGGGGGLGGGIGKGGGLGGGIGKGGGLGGGFGKGGGLGGGGGLGGGEDGGLGGGIGKGGGIGGGFGKGGGLGGGGGLGGGGGLGGGSGLGGGIGKGGGLGGSFGKGGGLGGGFGKGGGIGGGFGKGGGLGGGGGLGGGGGGGGGGFGGGGGSGIGGGFGKGGGFGFGVGGGGFGGGGGGGGGGGGIGGKH from the coding sequence ATGGCGGGGAGGGCCAGGGGAGCGGCGCTCGTGCTGCTGCTGTGCCTgagtggcgcggcggtgggcgtGTGGGCGCGGCCGGTTGCCGCCAAGGGTGACGACAATGCTGCCGGTGAGGAGAAGTCCCTCTGGTTGAAGAAGCAATTTGGAAAGGGACTTGGAGCCGGGCTTGGTGGAGGTTATGGGAAAGGTGGTGGctttggaggtggtggtggaggaggcggcggcggtggcttcggaggtggtggtgggtttggtggaggcggtggtggcgggctcggtggtggaggaggtggtggcttAGGCGGAGGTGGTGGGTTTGGCAAAGGCGGAGGGGTTGGCGGTGGTTTCGGCAAGGGCGGCGGTTTTGGTAAAggtggtggatttggtggcGGTTTTGGTAAAGGCGGTGGGATTGGTGGAGGCATCGGACATGGTGCTGGAGGTGGATTTGGCAAAGGTGGTGGTTTAGGTGGTGGCATTGGTCCTGGCATTGGTGGTGGCTATGGTAAAGgtggaggtcttggtggcggcaTTGGTAAGGGTGGTGGACTTGGCGGCGGTTTTGGAAAAAGTGGTGGACTTGGGGGTGGTGGCGGacttggtggcggcggtggtcttGGTGGTGGCATTGGGAAGGGCGGTGGACTTGGTGGTGGTTTCGGAAAAGGTGGTGGTCTTGGGGGCGGTGGCGGacttggtggcggcggcggtcttggTGGCGGCATTGGGAAGGGTGGTGGTCTTGGTGGCGGCATTGGCAAAGGCGGTGGACTTGGTGGTGGTTTTGGTAAAGGTGGTGGTcttgggggtggtggtggacttGGTGGGGGCGAGGACGGTGGTCTCGGTGGCGGCATTGGCAAGGGTGGTGGAATTGGTGGTGGTTTTGGAAAAGGTGGCGGTcttgggggtggtggtggacttGGGGGAGGTGGCGGTCTTGGTGGAGGCAGTGGTCTCGGTGGCGGTATTGGGAAGGGTGGTGGTCTCGGTGGCAGCTTTGGTAAAggcggaggtcttggtggtggcttTGGCAAGGGTGGTGGAATTGGTGGTGGTTTCGGGAAAGGTGGTGGCCTTGGGGGCGGTGGCGGACttggtggaggcggtggtggaggtggtggaggatttggtggcggtggaggcagTGGGATTGGCGGTGGTTTTGGGAAGGGTGGTGGATTTGGTTTCGGTGTTGGCGGCGGAggtttcggcggcggtggaggtggcggcggtggtggcggagggaTCGGTGGCAAGCACTAA